A section of the Pochonia chlamydosporia 170 chromosome 2, whole genome shotgun sequence genome encodes:
- a CDS encoding GPI mannosyltransferase 4 (similar to Pyrenophora tritici-repentis Pt-1C-BFP XP_001931414.1) has translation MWRRTYLLLVLIRLWFALSPSYLHPDENFQGPEVIAGQIFSYPVRRTWEFTSEHPIRSVFPLWPVYGLPMLLLRWLWIGNGNDGEIPPIAVFWTLRVLMFLISFVLEDWALHELIPSPRHRRVAVLLVASSYVTWTYQTHTFSNSVETLVVAWSLVLIQRIVDTRQQSSLLSSTVLGIVAVFGVFNRTTFPAFLLIPGLRLIPHFWNKPLSFAALASAALITTVIAIALDTAFYSSEPVTWTDLIRKPTITPLNFFLYNSDTSNLAQHGIHPWYQHLAANLPQLLGPAAILLFAKPHLSLRLYSAISGLFVLSIFPHQEARFLLPTVPLILSSVELPKNKTMLRAWAGAWILFNLFFGVLMGVYHQGGVVPGQVFMSNQPDATHAIWWKTYTPPIWLLNGKNEVLRTQDVMGLKGDALLAQLNELATCDTPADRRNREYLKEKNGTYLIAPASATWLDPYLKNKGLQGLRFREVWRYRKHLNLDDLDFGDDGVWNTLSRVIGRRGLIAWRVTKSCPK, from the exons ATGTGGCGGCGTACTTACCTGCTTCTGGTTCTGATACGGCTGTGGTTCGCCCTGTCACCCAGCTATCTACACCCCGACGAGAATTTCCAAGGCCCAGAGGTCATCGCCG GCCAGATTTTTAGTTATCCTGTTCGACGGACCTGGGAGTTTACGAGCGAGCACCCGATTCGAAGCGTATTCCCATTATGGCCCGTCTATGGGCTGCCGATGCTACTGCTCCGTTGGCTGTGGATCGGCAATGGAAATGATGGCGAAATTCCACCCATCGCCGTATTTTGGACTTTGCGCGTCCTTATGTTCTTGATTAGCTTCGTCTTGGAGGACTGGGCCCTTCACGAACTGATACCTTCGCCGCGACATCGTCGCGTTGCCGTGCTATTGGTTGCTTCGTCATATGTCACTTGGACATATCAAACACATACTTTTTCGAATTCAGTGGAAACTTTGGTTGTAGCATGGAGTTTAGTTTTGATTCAGCGTATTGTGGATACTCGG CAACAATCATCCCTCTTGTCTTCAACAGTGCTTGGAATTGTTGCCGTTTTTGGCGTATTTAACCGAACCACTTTCCCAGCATTTTTATTGATTCCCGGCCTTCGTTTGATACCCCATTTTTGGAATAA ACCTTTGTCTTTTGCGGCCCTGGCCTCGGCTGCGTTAATAACCACTGTAATCGCTATCGCGCTGGATACCGCTTTCTACTCATCTGAACCCGTCACATGGACCGACCTAATTCGCAAACCTACCATCACACCactcaacttcttcctctaCAACTCCGACACTTCAAATCTTGCCCAGCATGGCATACACCCGTGGTATCAACATCTAGCGGCAAACCTTCCGCAGCTACTTGGCCCGGCCGCTATTCTGCTCTTTGCCAAGCCTCACTTATCGCTGAGACTATACTCCGCCATCTCCGGACTTTTCGTTTTGTCCATCTTCCCTCACCAAGAGGCTCGGTTTCTTTTGCCAACCGTGCCCCTTATTCTTTCATCGGTTGAGTTgcccaaaaacaaaaccatGTTGCGCGCTTGGGCAGGAGCATGGATTCTTTTCAACCTTTTCTTTGGGGTATTGATGGGAGTATACCACCAAGGCGGCGTCGTTCCTGGCCAGGTGTTTATGAGCAACCAGCCTGACGCAACTCACGCAATTTGGTGGAAGACTTACACACCGCCAATATGGCTGCTCAACGGAAAGAACGAGGTTCTGCGAACTCAAGATGTGATGGGTCTCAAAGGCGACGCATTACTGGCTCAGCTCAACGAGCTTGCAACGTGCGATACGCCGGCTGATCGACGAAACCGAGAGTACCtaaaagaaaagaatggGACCTATTTGATTgcaccagcttcagcaacatGGCTGGATCCATACCTGAAAAATAAAGGATTGCAAGGCTTGCGATTTCGAGAGGTTTGGCGTTACAGAAAACATCTGAATTTGGATGACCTTGATTTTGGAGATGACGGTGTTTGGAATACACTGTCGCGAGTGATTGGTCGTCGGGGTTTGATTGCCTGGAGGGTCACCAAAAGCTGTCCAAAATGA
- a CDS encoding catalase (similar to Aspergillus terreus NIH2624 XP_001208852.1) — translation MGANEAHSTYRYNEKPVYTTSNGAPINNPEGWQRPGPMGPLLLQDFHLIDTLAHFDRERIPERVVHAKGAGAYGEFTVTHDVTDITSINMFNQVGKKTPCVARFSTVGGEKGSADSARDPRGFSVKFYTEEGNFDWVYNNTPVFFIRDPTKFPLFIHTQKRNPQTNLKDATMFWDYLSTHQEAIHQVMTLFSDRGTPYSFRHMNGYSGHTHKWTKPDGSFVYTQVHIKTDQGIKTFTNEEAGKLASENPDWHTQDLFEAIQRGDHPSWTVYVQVLTPEQAEKFRWNIFDLTKVWPQKDVPLRPVGKLTLNKNVENYFAEIEQLAFSPSHLVPGIEPSVDPVLQSRLFSYPDTHRHRLGTNYQQIPVNKPLHAFNPFQRDGGMVVNGNYGANPNYPSSYRSLTYKPVKPTVTHEKWSGAAVYDLFGDVTDEDFVQATGLWKVLGRTPGQQENFISNVAGHLCAAKADTRKRTYDMFRRVDGGLGKAIEEQTEKLA, via the exons ATGGGTGCCAACGAAGCCCATTCAACATATCGCTACAATGAAAAGCCCGTATACACAACCTCCAACGGCGCTCCCATCAACAACCCCGAAGGATGGCAACGCCCCGGGCCAATGGGTCCGTTGCTACTCCAAGACTTTCACCTCATCGACACCCTAGCTCACTTTGACC GTGAACGTATTCCCGAACGAGTCGTCCACGCCAAAGGCGCCGGCGCATACGGCGAATTCACAGTCACCCACGACGTCACcgacatcaccagcatcaacatgttCAACCAAGTCGGCAAAAAGACGCCCTGCGTAGCCCGCTTCTCAACCGTCGGCGGCGAAAAGGGCTCAGCAGACTCGGCCCGCGACCCGCGAGGCTTCTCCGTCAAGTTCTACACCGAGGAAGGCAACTTCGACTGGGTGTACAACAACACgcccgtcttcttcatccgcGATCCCACAAAGTTTCCGCTCTTCATCCACACCCAGAAGCGCAACCCGCAGACGAACCTCAAGGACGCCACCATGTTCTGGGACTACCTGTCCACGCACCAGGAGGCCATCCACCAGGTCATGACGCTCTTCTCCGACAGGGGGACGCCCTACTCGTTCCGCCATATGAATGGATACTCGGGCCACACGCACAAATGGACCAAGCCGGACGGCAGCTTTGTGTACACCCAGGTCCATATCAAGACGGACCAGGGCATCAAGACCTTCACCAACGAGGAAGCTGGCAAACTGGCCTCCGAGAACCCCGACTGGCATACCCAGGACCTCTTTGAAGCTATTCAGCGCGGTGACCACCCCAGCTGGACTGTCTACGTGCAAGTTCTCACGCCAGAACAGGCCGAAAAGTTCCGCTGGAACATCTTCGACCTGACAAAGGTGTGGCCGCAGAAGGACGTTCCCCTCCGACCGGTAGGCAAGCTCACGCTCAACAAAAACGTGGAAAACTACTTCGCCGAGATCGAGCAACTCGCCTTCTCGCCCTCCCACCTCGTCCCTGGCATAGAACCCTCCGTCGACCCGGTCCTGCAATCCCGCCTGTTCTCCTACCCTGACACCCATCGTCACCGTCTGGGGACAAACTACCAGCAAATCCCCGTCAACAAGCCCCTCCACGCGTTCAATCCCTTCCAGAGAGACGGCGGCAtggttgtcaatggcaactaCGGCGCAAACCCAAATTACCCGAGCTCGTACCGCTCACTGACATATAAGCCCGTGAAGCCGACCGTCACTCATGAGAAGTGGTCTGGCGCGGCGGTGTATGATTTGTTTGGAGACGTTACCGATGAGGATTTCGTGCAGGCGACTGGTCTGTGGAAGGTGCTGGGCCGTACGCCAGGCCAGCAGGAGAATTTTATTTCGAATGTCGCGGGGCATTTGTGTGCCGCCAAGGCTGATACGCGGAAGAGAACGTATGATATGTTTAGAAGAGTGGATGGGGGTCTGGGGAAGGCTATCGAGGAGCAAACTGAGAAACTGGCGTAA
- a CDS encoding small GTPase superfamily, ARF type (similar to Metarhizium robertsii ARSEF 23 XP_007821975.1): MGAGMSWFSNLLWAKKEIRILILGLDNAGKTTLLYRLKIGEVVTTIPTIGFNVESVTYKNLNFNVWDLGGQTSIRPYWRCYYANTAAVIFVVDSTDIERLQTAAEELAAMLNEEELKDAALLVFANKQDQPGAKGAGEISEALRLGELRDRNWSIMACSAVDGSGINEGMDWLV, encoded by the exons ATGGGTGCGGGCATGTCATGGTTTTCCAACTTGCTTTGGGCAAAGAAGGAGATTAGAATATTGATCTTGGGTCTT GACAATGCTGGCAAGACGACACTGCTATACAGACTAAAG ATTGGCGAGGTCGTCACCACGATACCTACAATCGGGTTCAACGTCGAGTCAGTGACATACAAGAATCTAAACTTTAATGTCTGG GATCTGGGTGGCCAAACAAGCATTCGACCCTACTGGCGATGTTACTACGCCAACACAGCagccgtcatcttcgtcgtcgactCCACCGATATCGAACGGTTACAAACCGCGGCCGAGGAACTAGCGGCGATGCtgaatgaagaagaactCAAGGACGCGGCTCTGTTAGTATTCGCCAACAAGCAGGACCAGCCTGGCGCAAAGGGCGCAGGTGAAATTTCCGAGGCCCTGCGTCTGGGCGAGCTGCGTGACCGGAACTGGAGCATCATGGCGTGCTCCGCCGTGGATGGTAGTGGTATCAACGAAGGCATGGACTGGTTGGTG TAA
- a CDS encoding HEAT repeat protein (similar to Cordyceps militaris CM01 XP_006667887.1) — protein sequence MVKPELPAEVTELLSNPVELIKWLERQDTEFGVSCANSLFEQLLQEAAQPKSVSGQACIRLCGLVEQSSKSNSDGIRQWALSQDVTLKLFNFYIEWNESDNHRSMKLVLDLVAQCILKNPDREGSLKTKQSILDNLISIVIGRSTKPVAKSAIKTLDHFLSKGVFSLDDIKLVYLSFRKDLSAQDDVETWRIFTVDLFHWMRLHFVCPTAGRLIVTIYRFWRQGKVTGQVPTIEIWHEWLLDVLAEEPNLLESLKNYVFLPLFKLDRPEALRFLEMMNEDHAVSGASEMDMNTPALLQLAALETGKRVGLVEEPAIGNTDKSAGDDSSITLHENVLESVLAHPSHEVRALALSLLITSPSTTRPYSPVAFDLIRKHLGAFFADPDAKFRVDVVAKTRDMFKRVRGAIHVLKRSIPRARAKAEKAKAPPPADKDVVSQPILYRSNLIALPDVQLTHCLDYHVKFLHWYLAFLCEELTPTASYQRHIAALKALIHIVRLEGDTSKTWETSDDQVLFFDCLNSKWARALFDLIMDPFEDVRDIAATALAKCYADGRYRRLTLTGLEATKVPVGEITELSQKANELARKTARADHSDGASKSSQLLYRFLESGAERITLLADMVNELSRKASMAEKDLGQAVVDAPLHGDFASLCHTWQVVSEIKLSASKLDEARKLQLEIVSCCERAWRAVRDILCDDSPEGHLPQELEEVDGLDTKDLLSYSFRAVHESSNLMRTIILTIRNGSRDGLIIPSKEVFERIGNLTFTQLATLRHRGAFTTVSATFATCCQQTKHLKLAENEKPLLDTWYEGTLNAIYSQASTTRRSAGIPSMITGILAANAAHPSFDQVMDTLMSIAAKEAKVSETDGSNLSQVHAYNCLKDIFKNSLLTALGNKSESYLPQCLELAAGGLRSELWAIRNCGLIFLRSLIDNLFGTHESKAMIEAGWDGKANRIHYHRYPNLPGVLRNLLQSGHRILSEMSSSGTAAAESVFPALDIIRRAGPPDLLRDEIQVHVAAYLSSPVWHVRDMAARTLCSCLLHEKWLVVIKDIFETAVAGESKIKQNHVHGVLMTLKFLIERLSEVAHERLLIGLPDLNSFLSQAKVDALFPNCPDITATYLGVINMIWSFELANKRPLTKFNITMPTNTASALLKIQKAIHDVFLLSTQQDAITQLQSLLQSQQVGLDGLVAALETIPKVWDTSSCSQDTLAALSTLYINVCLETSYSEAQVLSIENVAHVLDKLLEIKVFDKVPKEALISLWVTLPTRPMNPALSNAVIRASGSIAAALSSQPTTMSIHAWGLIMADAALDDKTFDTRFAAASSLQSFFAIRTSFSVEHLPALLTLYDLLNDDDDEVRDMAAMAAKSVIGTALVPIEAANHLLRLLATQFGTTPEFRAIVADRLVGYFGVRAANRTNWEPAEVELAQALEFDDSLFVVEEQNLFIDEVRETKRWVDVFETLEWDAEDENLVRLVCWAQGGIGQLHKLAELEDGPLGWASNPTVFAICTRLIRCSVALGKKVKSAALEEVVGTAKEALRVNKTRVSNLLTEGWIDG from the exons ATGGTGAAGCCAGAGCTTCCTGCAGAGGTTACTGAACTACTGTCCAACCCGGTTGAGTTGATAAAATGGCTTGAACGGCAAGATACGGAGTTTGGCGTAAG TTGCGCAAATTCCCTCTTTGAGCAACTTCTTCAGGAAGCAGCTCAACCCAAATCTGTGTCCGGACAAGCATGCATAAGGCTCTGTGGCCTTGTCGAGCAATCTTCCAAGTCTAATTCTGATGGCATACGGCAATGGGCGCTCTCACAAGATGTCACATTGAAATTGTTCAACTTTTACATTGAGTGGAATGAGTCAGACAACCATCGGTCGATGAAGCTGGTTCTCGATCTGGTTGCCCAATGTATTCTCAAGAACCCGGATCGGGAAGGCTcattgaagacgaagcaaaGTATCTTGGACAATCTCATCTCGATTGTCATTGGACGTTCCACGAAGCCTGTTGCAAAGTCTGCCATCAAGACGCTGGATCACTTCCTATCGAAAGGCGTATTTTCCCTGGACGACATCAAGCTGGTCTATTTGTCCTTTAGAAAGGATCTGAGTGCGCAGGACGACGTGGAAACATGGAGGATATTTACCGTGGATCTCTTTCACTGGATGCGCCTCCACTTTGTTTGTCCTACCGCTGGCAGATTGATTGTGACCATCTACCGATTTTGGAGACAGGGAAAGGTTACAGGGCAAGTTCCTACCATAGAGATATGGCATGAGTGGCTTCTTGACGTCTTGGCCGAGGAGCCAAATTTGCTGGAGTCACTCAAGAACTACGTCTTCTTGCCGTTGTTCAAGCTTGACAGACCAGAGGCGTTGAGGTTTCTGGAGATGATGAATGAAGATCATGCCGTGTCTGGAGCGAGCGAGATGGACATGAATACTCCTGCGTTGTTGCAATTAGCTGCTTTGGAGACCGGCAAGAGAGTTGGTCTTGTCGAAGAACCCG CCATTGGCAACACCGACAAGTCGGCAGGAGATGATTCTTCCATTACCCTTCACGAAAATGTGTTGGAGAGTGTACTTGCACATCCTTCTCATGAAGTTCGTGCTCTGGCGCTATCTTTGCTCATCACGTCGCCATCAACCACACGGCCATACTCGCCAGTTGCTTTTGATCTAATCAGAAAGCACCTGGGAGCCTTCTTCGCCGACCCAGATGCCAAGTTCAGAGTGGATGTTGTTGCCAAAACTCGAGACATGTTTAAGAGAGTCCGCGGTGCCATTCACGTCCTGAAGCGCAGCATCCCACGGGCCCGAGCCAAGGCAGAGAAAGCAAAggcgcctcctccagctgACAAAGATGTTGTTTCGCAGCCTATTCTCTATCGGTCGAACCTGATTGCTTTACCCGACGTCCAACTGACGCACTGCTTGGATTACCACGTCAAGTTTCTCCACTGGTATCTTGCCTTCCTCTGCGAGGAATTAACCCCAACGGCGTCATACCAGAGGCACATTGCGGCTCTGAAGGCTCTAATACACATCGTGCGCTTGGAAGGGGATACGAGTAAGACGTGGGAGACATCTGATGATCAAGTACTCTTCTTTGATTGTTTAAATTCCAAATGGGCTCGAGCATTATTCGATTTGATCATGGATCCCTTTGAGGATGTCAGAGACATCGCGGCGACGGCACTGGCGAAATGCTACGCCGACGGCAGATATCGTCGCCTTAcattgactggactggaagCGACCAAAGTGCCCGTTGGCGAAATCACCGAGCTATCACAAAAGGCTAATGAACTTGCTCGTAAAACAGCTAGAGCAGACCACTCGGACGGCGCCTCGAAATCATCCCAGTTGCTTTACCGATTCCTTGAATCCGGAGCGGAGAGAATCACTTTGCTGGCAGATATGGTCAATGAGTTGAGCCGAAAAGCCTCCATGGCAGAGAAAGACCTCGGCCAAGCCGTCGTTGATGCCCCTCTGCATGGAGACTTTGCGTCCTTGTGCCATACCTGGCAGGTAGTCTCCGAGATCAAACTCTCTGCATCTAAGCTAGATGAGGCGAGAAAGCTTCAACTAGAGATTGTGTCGTGCTGTGAGCGGGCATGGAGGGCTGTCCGAGATATTCTGTGTGATGATTCTCCAGAAGGACACTTGCCTCAGGAActcgaggaggttgatgggCTTGACACCAAGGATCTCCTAAGCTACAGCTTCCGTGCTGTCCACGAGTCAAG CAATTTGATGCGCACGATTATCCTGACCATACGTAACGGATCCCGAGACGGCTTGATCATCCCCTCGAAGGAAGTATTCGAGAGAATAGGAAACTTGACCTTCACCCAGCTGGCAACTTTGCGTCACCGAGGTGCATTCACCACCGTTTCTGCCACATTCGCTACTTGTTGTCAACAGACAAAGCATTTGAAACTAGCCGAAAATGAGAAGCCTCTTCTGGACACCTGGTACGAA GGTACATTGAACGCAATCTACTCACAAGCATCAACGACTCGTCGATCCGCAGGAATTCCATCCATGATTACGGGAATCCTCGCTGCAAACGCCGCACATCCCAGCTTCGATCAAGTCATGGACACGCTGATGAGcatcgccgccaaagaagcaaaggtTTCAGAAACAGACGGCTCAAATCTGTCCCAAGTCCACGCATACAACTGCCTCAAGGACATCTTCAAAAACTCTCTCCTAACAGCATTGGGAAACAAGTCCGAGTCATACCTACCTCAGTGTCTCGAACTAGCAGCCGGTGGACTCCGATCCGAACTATGGGCCATCCGCAACTgcggcctcatcttcctccgaAGTCTCATCGACAACCTATTCGGCACTCACGAGAGCAAGGCCATGATTGAGGCAGGGTGGGATGGCAAGGCAAACCGCATCCATTACCACCGGTACCCAAACCTGCCCGGCGTGCTCAGGAACCTCCTTCAGTCGGGACACCGAATCCTCTCTGAAATGTCGAGTTCAGGCACCGCAGCTGCTGAGTCTGTGTTTCCTGCTCTGGATATCATTCGCCGCGCGGGACCTCCTGATTTGTTGCGTGACGAAATCCAAGTTCATGTGGCTGCGTATCTGTCCAGCCCGGTGTGGCATGTGCGTGACATGGCTGCCCGTACGCTTTGTTCCTGTCTCCTGCATGAGAAGTGGCTCGTCGTTATCAAGGATATCTTTGAGACGGCAGTGGCTGGCGAATCCAAAATCAAACAGAACCATGTCCACGGAGTTCTCATGACCCTTAAGTTTCTCATTGAGAGGCTCAGTGAAGTTGCCCATGAACGACTACTCA TCGGTCTACCGGACTTAAACTCCTTCCTTTCCCAAGCAAAGGTGGACGCCCTGTTTCCCAACTGTCCCGACATCACCGCCACATATCTAGGAGTCATAAACATGATTTGGTCCTTTGAACTGGCCAACAAGCGACCCCTAACCAaattcaacatcaccatgccCACAAACACAGCATCTGCTCTCCTAAAGATCCAAAAGGCCATCCACGACGTATTCCTCCTGTCAACCCAGCAAGACGCCATCACACAGCTACAATCTCTcctccaaagccaacaagTCGGTCTCGACGGGTTGGTCGCCGCCCTCGAAACCATCCCCAAAGTCTGGGATACTTCGTCATGCTCACAGGACACCCTGGCCGCGCTATCCACTCTATACATCAACGTCTGTCTAGAAACCTCCTACTCAGAAGCCCAGGTCCTCTCCATAGAAAACGTAGCCCACGTCCTAGACAAGCTTCTCGAGATCAAAGTCTTCGACAAAGTACCCAAAGAAGCATTGATATCTCTCTGGGTAACCCTGCCCACCCGTCCCATGAACCCAGCCCTCTCAAACGCAGTCATCAGAGCAAGCGGTTCCATCGCCGCAGCACTAAGCTCCCAACCCACAACTATGAGCATCCACGCATGGGGtctcatcatggccgacgcCGCTCTAGACGACAAG ACTTTCGACACTCGCTTCGCAGCCGCCTCATCTCTCCAATCCTTTTTCGCCATCCGCACATCATTCTCTGTAGAGCATCTCCCTGCCCTCCTCACGCTCTACGACCTCCTaaacgacgatgacgacgaagtcCGTgacatggccgccatggctgcGAAATCCGTCATCGGCACCGCCCTCGTTCCTATCGAAGCAGCAAACCATCTCCTCCGACTCCTCGCCACCCAGTTCGGCACGACACCAGAGTTCAGGGCCATCGTAGCGGACCGTCTAGTTGGCTACTTTGGCGTCCGGGCTGCGAACCGCACGAACTGGGAACCAGCAGAGGTTGAGCTCGCTCAGGCGCTCGAATTCGATGACTCGCTTTtcgtggtggaggagcagaaTTTGTTTATTGACGAGGTGCGCGAGACGAAGCGGTGGGTGGACGTTTTTGAAACGCTTGAATGggatgccgaggatgagaATTTGGTCCGGCTGGTATGTTGGGCGCAGGGTGGCATTGGACAGCTGCATAAACTTGCAGAATTGGAGGACGGACCGTTGGGATGGGCGTCGAATCCGACTGTGTTTGCTATTTGTACTCGGCTGATTCGTTGCTCGGTGGCGTTGGGGAAGAAGGTCAAGAGTGCTGCGTTGGAAGAAGTGGTTGGAACGGCAAAGGAGGCTTTGCGCGTGAACAAGACGAGAGTATCAAATCTGCTTACTGAAGGGTGGATAGATGGTTAA
- a CDS encoding SCF complex subunit Skp1 (similar to Metarhizium acridum CQMa 102 XP_007809459.1), with translation MATEAKSGPKVFLASNDSATIEVDRVVAERSMLIKNMLDDLGDANIREDNPIPIPNVNEAVLRKVIEWCEHHRNDPPQAQDDESDGRRRTTDIEEWDQKFMQVDQEMLFEIILASNYLDIKPLLDVGCKTVANMIKGKSPEEIRKTFNITNDFTPEEEEQIRRENEWAEDR, from the exons ATGGCCACCGAAGCTAAGTCTGGCCCCAAGgtcttcttggcctccaACGACTCGGCCACTATTGAAGTCG ACCGTGTCGTCGCTGAGCGTTCAATGCTCATCAAGAACATGCTCGACGATCTTGGCGATGCGAACATTCGTGAGGACAACCCGATCCCAATCCCCAAC GTCAACGAGGCTGTTCTTCGCAAAGTCATCGAATGGTGCGAACATCACCGCAATGATCCTCCCCAGGCCCAGGATGACGAGTCTGATGGCCGACGACGTACCACCGACATTGAGGAGTGGGACCAGAAGTTCATGCAGGTCGATCAGGAAATGCTTTTTGAGATCATTCTT GCGTCCAATTACCTCGACATCAAGCCTCTCCTTGACGTTGGTTGCAAAACCGTTGCCAACATGATCAAGGGCAAGTCACCCGAGGAGATCCGCAAGACTTTCAACATTACCAACGATTTCACCCcggaggaagaagaacagaTCCGCCGAGAGAACGAGTGGGCCGAGGACCGATAA
- a CDS encoding 60S ribosomal protein L1 (similar to Nectria haematococca mpVI 77-13-4 XP_003052202.1) codes for MSKITVANVRTQVAELLEYSNETKKRNFLETVELQIGLKNYDPQRDKRFSGTIKLPSIPRPNMAICILGDQHDLDRAKHGGVDAMSADDLKKLNKNKKLIKKLARKYDAFVASEALIKQIPRLLGPGLSKAGKFPTPVSHADDLTGKINEVKSTIKFQLKKVLCMGVAVGNVAMEQEQLIGNIMLAINYLVSLLKKGWQNVGSLTIKASMSPPKRLY; via the exons ATGTCTAAGATCACAGTCG CCAATGTCCGGACGCAAGTCGCCGAGCTCTTGGAGTACTCCAACGAGACCAAGAAGCGCAACTTCCTCGAGACCGTCGAGCTTCAGATCGGCCTGAAGAACTATGACCCCCAGCGTGACAAGCGTTTCTCCGGCACCATCAAGCTGCCCAGCATCCCCCGCCCTAACATGGCCATCTGCATCTTGGGTGACCAGCACGATTTGGATCGTGCCAAGCACGGTGGTGTCGACGCCATGTCCGCCGAtgacttgaagaagctgaacaagaacaagaagctgATCAAGAAGCTCGCTCGCAAGTACGATGCTTTCGTCGCTTCCGAGGCTCTTATCAAGCAGATTCCTCGTCTCTTGGGTCCCGGTCTGTCCAAGG ctggcaagttCCCTACCCCCGTCTCTCACGCCGATGACCTGACTGGCAAGATCAACGAGGTCAAGTCCACCATCAAGTTCCAGCTGAAGAAGGTTCTCTGCATGGGTGTCGCCGTCGGAAACGTCGCtatggagcaggagcagCTGATTGGTAACATCATGCTTGCCATCAACTACCTTGTCTCCCTCCTGAAGAAGGGCTGGCAGAACGTTGGCAGCTTGACCATCAAGGCTTCCATGTCTCCTCCCAAGCGCCTGTACTAA